The genomic stretch GCCGCGACTGGAGGGCCGACGCGAGCTCCTCGTAGTCTTTCGGTGAAGCCGCGAGCAGAACACGCGACGCCGTCGCGCCGCGGAATTGCTGCCGGAAGTAGACGGCGCCACGCTCGACCTGATCGAGAATCATCTCGACGCTCGGGCGATCGCCCTCGAGCGCAATCGGGGGATCGATCGCCATCTCGAGACGCCCTTCGAGGAAGAACGCCAGGTGCGGTCCGCTTTCCAGACACACAAGCACGGCGGTCGGCTCGAGCGCGCCACCCGTTGCGTCGTACAGGCTGTGCATCGCCTTGGGGACGACCGTCACACACTCGACGTTGACAGTCTTGTCGGCGAGGCGATCGCGAAGCGCGTTGATGGTTTCCTGTGGTGCACCGGCCACGAGAATCTGATGCGGCGCCGTGCGCGCATCCGCGCGCGACGGCTCGCGCCGCTCGTCGATGGCGCCGCGCGTGAACGCGACGACGGGATCGGCGACGCCGAACACACGCTGTACTTCGCGACGCACGATCGGCCGCAGCACCTCATCGGTCGCCGCGGGCAGCGTCATCGAATGCTGAAACACACCAAACTGCTCGACCGCCAATGCGATCGACGCCATGCGCGCGTCTACTGATTCCAGAAGCGCGCGGAGCCGGTCGATCGCCTGATCGATGGACGCCGACCGCGTCGCATCAACCCACTGATCGATCACGCGCAGCCCCATCCGCTCGGCGTCGTACTCGACGAGCGCAACGCTGTCGTGCGCGATGAGCGCGCCGAAGTGGCGAATGGACGCGCTCAATGCCGCACTCCGATCGACGCGTAGATGTTGAGAATCGGCAGCATGATCGCGAGCGCCACCATCAGGATGACACCGCCGATCATCGCAATCAGCAGCGGCTGAAGCACGGTGATCATGCGCCGCACCGACGCGGGGATTTCGCGATTGTAGAATTCCTTGGTGCGAGCGAGTGCCTGATCGAGATTACCCGTCGCTTCGCCGAGCGCGACGGAGCGCAGCACGACGTTGGGGAAGAGCGCCGATTGTCCGAGTGCCGAGGCGATCGAGATGCCTTGAATGACTTGTTCGCGCGCGCTGCCGACGGCCCGCGAGACCGCGCGGTTCGTGATGATGCGCTCGATGATCTCGAGCGACAGCACGAGCTCCACGCCGGTGCGATAGAACAGACTCAGATAGGTGACGACGCGCGCCATGTTGACGTCGCGGATGACGCCGCCAACGACCGGCAGGCGCAGCACGAGACCGTCGATGAACAACCGGCCTTTTTGCGTGCGGTGGATGAAATACACCGTGAGCACGATCGCATTGAACACGACCAGAACCGCGAGCCAGTCGGCGCGCACGATTTCCGACGCACGCAGGATGATGCGCGTCGGCAGCGGCAGGGTCTTCTGTCCCTTGAGCAGCGGCAGAATGCGCGGAAACACGAAGCCGATCAAGCCGATCACCAGCAGCGTGACCGCGCCGACGACGATGACCGGATACATGGTCGCCTGCTTGAGCTGCGAGGCGATCGTCTCCTGCCAGTCCATGTACTCGACGAGCTGCCGAAGCGCGTAGCCCAACTCGCCGCTGGCTTCGCCGGCGCGAATGGTTCCGATGCAGAGCTCCGGAAACGCCATCGGATGCTCGGACATCGCGCCGGAGAGGCTCTTGCCTTCCTCGGACACGGCGAAGCGAATCTCGCCGATGATCTTGCGCAGCCGCTTGGACTGCAGGCGCTTCGCGACGTCGTCGAGCGCTTCGAGAATGGGAATGCCGACGTCGAACGAGCCCGCGACATACTCCAGGAACGCGAGCAGTTCCTTGCGATCGACCTTGCCGTCGGTGGTCGTGCGGACCGCAGCGCGCTTTTCGCGAACTTCCGTGCGAATGAGGAAGGCGCCCTTCTCACGGAGCTGATTCTCGAGCGTGGTCTCGTCGGGAGCGAACAACACTCCCTCGCGAACCACGCCGGCGTCAGTCAGAGCGCTATACCAGAAATCCGGCACCAAATCCTCGAACGCTTATTCGTGTGTCATGCTATGCGGTGACCCGAAGTACTTCATCGAGCGTGGTAAGCCCGGATCGCACCTTCGAAACGCCATCGTCCAGAAGAGTGGGACGACCGGAGAGGCGGCGAATGTCTTCCGACGACCGTCTCTCATATATGGCGGAGACGATTTCCTCGGTAATTGGCAAAAACTCGAAGATGCCTATTCGCCCACGGAAGCCGGTATTACGGCAGAGTTTGCAGCCGTTCGGCCGATAAACTTTCGAGCCATCGAGCGCGAAGCGCTGACGAATCGCGTCGGGTACGTCGTTTTCCGCCTTGCAGTCGGCGCAGAGCGTTCGAACGAGGCGCTGGGACGCGACGAGTGAAATCGCCGACGCCACGATGAACGGCTCCGCCCCCATATCGAGCAGGCGCGGAATGGCGCCGGCGGCGGTCGTAGTGTGCAGCGTCGTCAATACGAGGTGGCCGGTAAGCGCGGCGCTCAAGGCG from Gemmatimonadaceae bacterium encodes the following:
- a CDS encoding type II secretion system F family protein, with the translated sequence MPDFWYSALTDAGVVREGVLFAPDETTLENQLREKGAFLIRTEVREKRAAVRTTTDGKVDRKELLAFLEYVAGSFDVGIPILEALDDVAKRLQSKRLRKIIGEIRFAVSEEGKSLSGAMSEHPMAFPELCIGTIRAGEASGELGYALRQLVEYMDWQETIASQLKQATMYPVIVVGAVTLLVIGLIGFVFPRILPLLKGQKTLPLPTRIILRASEIVRADWLAVLVVFNAIVLTVYFIHRTQKGRLFIDGLVLRLPVVGGVIRDVNMARVVTYLSLFYRTGVELVLSLEIIERIITNRAVSRAVGSAREQVIQGISIASALGQSALFPNVVLRSVALGEATGNLDQALARTKEFYNREIPASVRRMITVLQPLLIAMIGGVILMVALAIMLPILNIYASIGVRH